The Zingiber officinale cultivar Zhangliang chromosome 10A, Zo_v1.1, whole genome shotgun sequence genome contains a region encoding:
- the LOC122026163 gene encoding homeobox-leucine zipper protein HOX4-like, which produces MKRPIADAASFMAICSIEENNGAYLEDEDEAAATAAEVGLGEKKRRLSVEQVRALEKSFEVENKLESERKLSLAEELGLQPRQVAVWFQNRRARSKTKQLERDYTALSAGYDALRLDYDALSRDKEALVAQIEEMKAKLGREESASFVSSGPVASKAAAGAGAAASEEDPAPELIYKDAGSSDSSVSSDVLNGANSPAGHPNPPPADSNSSARLGDAATPSAPISAPQLPIKGQGFPRQTLKPEEEFLDREDAFSSIFSDEQPPTLNWYFFDHWNCK; this is translated from the exons ATGAAGAGGCCCATTGCAGACGCAGCTTCATTCATGGCGATTTGCTCAATTG AGGAGAACAATGGCGCTTACTTGGAAGACGAGGACGAGGCAGCGGCGACGGCGGCGGAGGTAGGGTTGGGGGAGAAGAAGCGGCGGCTGAGCGTGGAGCAGGTGCGGGCGCTGGAGAAAAGCTTCGAGGTGGAGAACAAGCtggagtcggagcggaagctgAGTCTGGCCGAGGAGCTCGGCCTCCAGCCGCGGCAGGTGGCGGTGTGGTTCCAGAACCGCCGCGCGCGGTCGAAGACCAAGCAGCTGGAGCGGGACTACACCGCCCTCAGCGCTGGCTACGACGCGCTCCGCCTCGACTACGACGCGCTTAGCCGCGACAAGGAGGCGCTCGTCGCCCAG ATCGAAGAGATGAAGGCCAAATTGGGCAGGGAGGAGAGCGCGAGCTTCGTCTCGTCGGGACCGGTGGCCTCCAAGGCGGCGGCGGGGGCGGGGGCGGCTGCATCGGAGGAAGACCCCGCACCGGAACTCATCTACAAGGATGCCGGATCATCGGACAGCAGCGTCTCCAGCGACGTGCTCAACGGCGCGAACAGCCCCGCGGGGCATCCGAATCCGCCTCCGGCAGACTCGAACTCCTCCGCCAGGCTCGGCGACGCCGCCACCCCCTCCGCACCAATTTCTGCACCGCAATTGCCAATCAAGGGTCAAGGATTCCCACGCCAGACGCTAAAGCCGGAGGAGGAATTCCTCGACCGGGAGGACGCATTCAGCAGCATCTTCTCCGACGAGCAGCCGCCCACTCTCAACTGGTACTTCTTCGATCACTGGAACTGCAAGTAG